In the genome of Vicia villosa cultivar HV-30 ecotype Madison, WI linkage group LG7, Vvil1.0, whole genome shotgun sequence, one region contains:
- the LOC131620080 gene encoding probable pectinesterase 55 — MQSLQSFAFILIFVAVAFDVCKSDDCSNPLKIITVSQSGKADFKTIQSAIDSVPAGNSQWIHIQISSGVYKEQVLIPINKPCIYLEGDGSHSTSIEWGSHENATFISKADNTAAKGITFTNTLNSPVLLEATNITQARAAKIHADKCAFYSCSFLGVQDTLNDDYGRHYYNNCFIQGAVDFIYGQGQSLFEESTIYFSTGKSGVKKNGVIAAQYRDSPNDPSGFVFNKCNITGTGGKFLLGRAMDAYARVIVANSYISDGVKPEGWSQTTYVGHESNLTFVEEGCKGPGADKSKRVKWMKSLSRPELDKFLNISFIDDGVAPRRQADIVYNTLEDLAHMEAEQVPVDIEDIHEVPAGVDQVHVAMEEVPVNTEQVLIVDEEVYVAAEQVLIIDEDATHTDIEATARASKEEYVHIDGAFQGGPSG; from the exons ATGCAGTCTCTACAATCATTTGCTTTCATTTTAATATTTGTAGCTGTTGCATTTGATGTTTGTAAATCTGATGATTGTAGTAATCCCTTGAAGATTATTACTGTCAGCCAATCAGGCAAAGCAGATTTCAAAACAATTCAAAGTGCCATTGATTCTGTCCCTGCAGGAAACTCTCAATGGATTCATATCCAAATATCCTCCGGTGTTTACAA AGAGCAAGTCTTAATTCCCATCAACAAGCCATGCATTTATCTTGAAGGAGATGGAAGCCACTCCACAAGTATAGAATGGGGTTCTCATGAGAATGCCACCTTCATATCAAAAGCAGATAATACAGCTGCAAAGGGCATAACTTTTACG AATACACTCAACAGCCCAGTATTATTAGAGGCCACTAACATCACACAAGCAAGAGCTGCTAAAATCCATGCAGATAAATGTGCTTTCTATAGCTGCAGTTTTCTAGGAGTGCAAGATACCCTAAATGATGACTACGGTCGCCATTACTACAATAATTGTTTCATCCAAGGTGCAGTCGATTTCATATATGGGCAAGGTCAATCACTCTTTGAG GAAAGTACAATATACTTTTCGACGGGAAAATCGGGTGTAAAAAAGAATGGAGTTATTGCAGCACAATATAGAGATTCACCAAATGATCCAAGTGGGTTTGTGTTTAATAAATGTAACATAACTGGGACAGGAGGAAAGTTTCTACTTGGAAGGGCTATGGACGCTTATGCAAGAGTGATCGTAGCAAATTCTTACATATCAGATGGTGTTAAACCTGAGGGTTGGAGTCAGACAACATATGTTGGGCATGA ATCAAACCTTACTTTTGTGGAGGAGGGATGCAAAGGACCTGGTGCAGACAAATCAAAACGCGTGAAATGGATGAAGAGTTTGAGTCGACCTGAACTTGATAAATTCTTGAATATCTCTTTTATTGATGATGG TGTTGCACCTCGTCGCCAAGCTGATATAGTTTATAATACTTTGGAGGATCTTGCTCATATGGAGGCTGAGCAAGTTCCGGTTGATATTGAGGATATACAT GAGGTGCCTGCTGGAGTTGACCAAGTTCATGTTGCTATGGAGGAGGTACCTGTAAACACTGAGCAAGTTCTTATTGTTGATGAAGAGGTATATGTTGCGGCTGAGCAGGTTCTTATTATCGATGAGGATGCTACTCATACAGATATAGAGGCCACGGCTCGTGCTTCTAAGGAGGAATATGTTCACATAGATGGAGCCTTCCAAGGAGGACCTAGTGGATGA
- the LOC131620079 gene encoding probable pectinesterase 66 yields the protein MSHTEYSRERSVCAEGCIPQVKVEELPPEFDTFTDCSNPLKTITVSQSGNANFKTIQSAIDSVQGGNSQWIHIQISSGVYKEQVLIPKNKPCIYLEGAGSDSTSIEWGSHDIATFLSKGDNTVAKGITFTNTLNSPVLLDATKVTQARAAKFRGDKCAFYSCSFLGVQDTLNDDYGRHYYKNCYIQGAVDFIYGQGQSLFEASTIYFSPGKSGLKEDGVITAQYRNSPNDPSGFVFNKCNISGTGGKFQLGRAMDAYARVIIANSYLSDGVRPEGWSQTTYVGHESNLTFVEEGCTGPGADKSKRVKWMKNLSRPELDKFLSNSFIDQEGWISKLPVIL from the exons ATGTCGCATACAGAGTATAGCAGAGAGAG GAGCGTCTGCGCTGAAGGTTGCATCCCACAAGTTAAAGTTGAAGAACTTCCCCCTGAGTTTGATACCTTCACAG ATTGTAGCAACCCCTTGAAGACCATTACTGTTAGTCAATCCGGCAACGCAaatttcaaaacaattcaaaGTGCAATTGATTCTGTCCAGGGAGGGAACTCTCAATGGATTCACATTCAAATTTCCTCTGGTGTTTACAA AGAGCAAGTCTTGATTCCAAAGAACAAACCATGCATTTATCTTGAAGGAGCTGGTAGTGATTCCACAAGTATAGAATGGGGCTCTCATGACATTGCTACTTTCTTATCAAAAGGAGATAATACAGTCGCAAAGGGCATTACTTTTACG AATACACTGAACAGCCCAGTATTATTAGATGCCACTAAGGTCACACAAGCCAGAGCTGCTAAATTCCGCGGAGATAAATGTGCTTTCTACAGCTGTAGTTTTCTTGGAGTGCAAGATACTCTAAATGATGACTACGGTCGTCATTACTACAAAAATTGTTACATCCAAGGTGCAGTCGATTTCATATATGGGCAAGGTCAATCACTCTTTGAG GCAAGTACGATATATTTCTCACCGGGGAAATCTGGTCTAAAAGAGGATGGAGTTATTACAGCACAATATAGAAATTCACCAAATGATCCAAGTGGATTTGTGTTTAATAAATGTAACATAAGTGGGACAGGAGGGAAGTTTCAACTTGGAAGGGCTATGGACGCTTACGCAAGAGTGATCATAGCAAATTCTTACCTATCAGATGGTGTTAGACCTGAGGGTTGGAGTCAGACAACATATGTTGGACATGA ATCAAACCTTACTTTTGTGGAGGAGGGATGCACGGGACCTGGAGCAGACAAATCAAAACGTGTAAAATGGATGAAGAATTTGAGTCGACCTGAACTTGATAAATTCTTGAGTAACTCTTTTATTGATCAAGAAGGGTGGATTTCCAAATTGCCAGTGATACTTTGA